The Pecten maximus chromosome 14, xPecMax1.1, whole genome shotgun sequence genome includes a region encoding these proteins:
- the LOC117342465 gene encoding uncharacterized protein LOC117342465, which translates to MIYYLPLQVKATIQQHRGDLDAAETVCAELKIGLNEIALTPLSSRSLSHKQPQDPESALLESLQNRLVESGKLNILKDLSKAQQQPITARIAFANYVRVNLVTMSDAKYKKARSTINRLLSDLIDEDDDDAI; encoded by the coding sequence ATGATTTATTACCTGCCTTTGCAGGTGAAGGCAACCATCCAACAACACAGAGGAGACCTTGATGCTGCAGAGACGGTCTGCGCTGAGCTGAAGATTGGCCTGAATGAGATCGCCCTCACCCCCTTATCCAGCCGTTCATTGTCACACAAGCAGCCTCAGGACCCGGAAAGCGCCCTCCTTGAGTCCCTACAGAATAGACTTGTTGAGTCCGGCAAATTGAATATCCTCAAGGACCTCTCCAAAGCTCAGCAGCAGCCCATCACAGCCCGAATAGCGTTTGCCAACTACGTCAGAGTCAACCTGGTGACCATGTCCGATGCCAAGTACAAGAAAGCAAGGTCCACCATCAACAGGTTACTGTCTGACTTGATTGATGAGGACGATGATGATGCCATTTGA